In Vibrio hippocampi, the following are encoded in one genomic region:
- a CDS encoding DMT family transporter: MMKRYLGLFAALLTIVMWSSLAALTLSVNHLPPLCTVGIVLIIASIPGLKHYRTWRLPIKDWLKAIIGMFGYHYLLFDAFSRAPAIEVNMIQYLWPLFIVLGTPLFGGQKLNVGHVLGAGLSFVAILMVMNNQQSEISSEHWLGYLEALCAALLWAHYTLTNCHNDRMSSSAVAAICLMSGLLSLGVFVMTMDQIPPIQLSDWVSLLLLGLGPMGLSFYSWDYAMRHGDPRFIGSLTYLTPLLSMMLLAVAFNSVTLSSLHLIALFTIILGASLGKVWPKFMHRNRTLYDVN, encoded by the coding sequence ATGATGAAGCGCTATCTTGGACTGTTTGCCGCTTTGTTAACCATTGTCATGTGGTCATCTTTAGCGGCATTGACGCTTTCAGTGAATCACTTGCCGCCCCTATGTACTGTGGGTATCGTGCTCATCATCGCCTCGATTCCGGGGTTAAAGCATTATCGAACATGGCGTTTGCCTATCAAAGATTGGCTTAAAGCGATCATCGGTATGTTTGGCTACCACTATCTGCTGTTTGATGCATTTAGCCGAGCCCCAGCGATAGAAGTGAATATGATTCAGTATCTTTGGCCACTGTTTATCGTGTTGGGGACCCCTTTGTTTGGTGGTCAAAAATTGAATGTTGGCCATGTTTTGGGGGCAGGGCTCTCCTTCGTTGCTATTTTAATGGTGATGAACAATCAACAATCTGAGATAAGTAGCGAGCATTGGCTAGGTTACCTCGAAGCGTTATGTGCAGCGCTTTTATGGGCGCATTATACGTTAACTAATTGCCACAACGATAGGATGTCTAGCTCGGCGGTTGCGGCTATTTGCTTGATGTCCGGATTGTTGTCACTTGGGGTATTTGTGATGACAATGGATCAGATCCCGCCAATTCAATTAAGTGATTGGGTGTCATTACTGTTGTTAGGCTTAGGGCCTATGGGCTTGAGTTTTTACAGTTGGGATTATGCGATGCGCCACGGTGACCCAAGGTTTATTGGCTCGTTGACTTACCTCACGCCATTGCTATCTATGATGCTGTTGGCGGTTGCATTTAATTCGGTCACACTCTCTTCGTTACACTTGATTGCTTTGTTCACAATCATTTTGGGAGCCAGTTTAGGAAAAGTATGGCCAAAGTTTATGCATCGCAATCGAACACTCTATGACGTTAACTAG
- a CDS encoding M24 family metallopeptidase — translation MQDILEIRNGEKVKGTFSSLEMLTRLATLRELLAEKQLDAVVFTSIQNINYYSDFLYTSFGRPYALVVTQDRSVTISANIDAGQPYRRSIGDNLVYTDWKQDNYYRAIKNVLPNPKTVAIEADHLTLMAKQKFADLYPQARFYDISGDVMTKRMVKSSEEIELIKHGARIADIGGAACVKAIKENVPEFEVAIAANNAMTRAIAETFPHIELRDTWTWFQSGINTDGAHNPLTTRRLQSGDILSLNCFPMIAGYYTALERTLFLNHCDDEQLKIWQINCEVHRKGLELIKPGAKCCDIAAELNEIYRGYGLLDYRTFGYGHSFGVLSHYYGREAGLELREDIETVLQPGMVVSMEPMLMIPDHLTGAGGYREHDILVVNEQGSENITGFKFGPEHNIVGA, via the coding sequence ATGCAAGATATATTGGAAATCAGAAACGGTGAAAAGGTCAAAGGGACTTTTTCTTCTTTGGAGATGTTAACAAGGCTCGCGACCTTGCGTGAGCTATTGGCAGAGAAACAATTGGATGCGGTGGTTTTTACCTCCATTCAAAACATCAATTACTACAGTGACTTTTTATACACTTCTTTTGGGCGCCCTTATGCGCTCGTTGTCACTCAAGACCGCTCGGTGACAATTTCAGCCAATATCGATGCGGGTCAACCGTATCGCCGTAGTATTGGAGACAATTTGGTATACACCGATTGGAAACAAGATAATTATTATCGAGCGATCAAAAATGTGTTGCCTAACCCAAAAACCGTCGCGATAGAAGCCGATCACTTGACCTTGATGGCGAAGCAAAAATTCGCAGATCTCTACCCACAAGCCCGCTTTTACGATATCAGTGGCGATGTGATGACAAAGAGAATGGTTAAGAGTTCGGAAGAAATCGAACTGATCAAACATGGCGCTCGCATCGCGGATATCGGTGGAGCCGCTTGTGTCAAAGCGATTAAAGAAAATGTGCCAGAATTCGAAGTAGCGATTGCAGCCAATAACGCCATGACGCGCGCAATTGCCGAGACGTTTCCCCACATTGAGTTACGAGATACGTGGACTTGGTTTCAGTCTGGGATTAATACCGATGGGGCACACAATCCGCTCACTACTCGTCGCTTGCAGTCGGGTGATATTTTGAGTCTAAATTGCTTTCCTATGATAGCGGGTTACTACACCGCTCTGGAACGTACCCTTTTCTTGAATCACTGCGATGATGAGCAACTGAAAATATGGCAAATAAATTGCGAAGTGCATCGAAAAGGTCTTGAGCTTATCAAGCCGGGCGCAAAGTGTTGCGATATTGCCGCCGAATTAAATGAAATCTATCGTGGTTATGGGTTGCTTGATTATAGAACCTTTGGCTATGGTCACTCGTTTGGTGTCTTGAGTCACTACTATGGACGCGAAGCTGGACTGGAACTAAGAGAAGACATAGAGACCGTTTTGCAGCCGGGGATGGTGGTGTCTATGGAGCCGATGCTGATGATTCCTGATCACTTAACGGGAGCGGGAGGTTATAGAGAGCATGATATTTTGGTTGTCAATGAACAAGGTAGCGAAAATATCACAGGCTTTAAATTTGGTCCTGAACACAACATTGTTGGCGCATGA
- the gcvA gene encoding transcriptional regulator GcvA, giving the protein MALRLPPLEALRYFEAAARHLSFTLAAQELCVSQSAVSQKVIQLEQRLNFKLFERKPRQLTLTINGEHLYQSVQLALLQIRDTLSDIDSKEQMTRLEVYCMPSFASRWLMPCLSSFYQNNPKIDLLISASFSEPNFRNEDVDIGICHGVGDQPAMEQTLLFRDYIYPVASPSLLAKLPLRTPEDLRKTVLLHDSLPQAKLSTSWQRWFSDLGVSRVDCNAGYSFNQADLIVQAAIDGQGVALGRHSLVARDVAAGKLVPLFGHALEDDGVYLVCLKKLTSRPQIQRFSHWMRQQAKEFETRYSVDSMLSHKHR; this is encoded by the coding sequence GTGGCATTAAGACTCCCACCCCTAGAAGCCCTGCGCTATTTTGAAGCGGCGGCGAGACATTTGAGTTTTACTCTCGCTGCGCAAGAGCTTTGCGTTTCGCAAAGTGCCGTGAGTCAAAAAGTAATTCAGCTAGAGCAACGTTTGAACTTTAAGTTGTTCGAACGCAAGCCAAGACAGTTAACGTTGACCATTAATGGCGAGCACTTGTATCAGTCTGTGCAATTAGCGCTGTTGCAAATTCGTGACACATTAAGCGATATTGACTCAAAAGAGCAGATGACACGGTTAGAAGTCTACTGTATGCCGTCGTTTGCCAGCCGCTGGTTGATGCCGTGTTTAAGCAGCTTTTATCAAAATAACCCTAAGATTGATCTGCTTATCTCAGCCAGTTTTTCTGAGCCAAACTTTCGTAACGAAGATGTCGATATCGGTATATGTCATGGTGTCGGGGATCAACCTGCAATGGAACAAACCCTATTATTTCGTGATTACATTTACCCGGTTGCCAGTCCAAGCCTGCTCGCCAAATTGCCCTTGAGAACACCGGAAGATCTAAGAAAAACGGTGCTTCTTCATGACTCTTTACCGCAAGCGAAACTGTCCACCTCTTGGCAGCGCTGGTTTAGTGATCTTGGTGTAAGTCGAGTGGATTGCAATGCGGGTTATAGTTTCAATCAGGCGGACTTGATTGTTCAAGCGGCGATTGATGGGCAAGGGGTGGCATTGGGGCGCCATAGTTTGGTGGCTCGAGATGTGGCCGCAGGGAAACTCGTGCCACTATTTGGTCATGCGCTTGAAGATGATGGTGTTTACTTGGTTTGTTTGAAAAAGTTAACCAGTCGACCACAGATTCAACGTTTTTCCCATTGGATGCGACAGCAAGCGAAAGAGTTTGAAACGCGCTATAGCGTGGATTCCATGCTTTCACATAAGCACAGATAA
- a CDS encoding transporter substrate-binding domain-containing protein — MKVQLPSKTLLLATTLLSSLFTGAAHADLLSEIKAKGEITIATEARYAPFEMLQDGKIVGYGKDVLDEILKDLPGVKLKQLDLPFQGILAGLNANRYDFVATSLTITKDRAANYSFTYPISTASVAMLKRKGDDRIQSPEDMAGMVLGTQAGSAQLSVIKTFEQEVLTPKGDKYKSIKEFTDYNEAYAALASRRVDVVPQAIPNLAPIIKERPDMFEIVQPPFGPATYYGWVGRKDADSATLVQFMSDGIEKLHKSGKLAELQQKWFGFTMDVPTGMVPQPIH, encoded by the coding sequence ATGAAAGTTCAATTACCAAGTAAAACACTACTATTGGCCACCACACTGCTTAGTTCACTATTCACTGGCGCTGCTCATGCTGACCTTCTCTCGGAGATCAAAGCAAAGGGCGAGATTACCATTGCTACTGAAGCTCGCTACGCACCCTTTGAAATGTTGCAAGACGGTAAGATCGTCGGTTACGGCAAAGATGTTCTTGATGAAATCCTTAAAGATCTACCGGGTGTCAAACTGAAACAGCTGGACTTGCCTTTCCAAGGTATTTTGGCTGGACTAAACGCAAACCGATACGACTTTGTCGCCACATCTCTGACGATTACCAAAGATCGAGCGGCTAATTATTCTTTCACATACCCCATCTCAACAGCTTCCGTTGCTATGCTGAAACGCAAAGGGGATGACCGTATTCAGAGTCCAGAAGATATGGCAGGTATGGTACTGGGCACTCAAGCGGGTTCCGCTCAGCTAAGTGTGATTAAAACTTTTGAACAAGAGGTATTAACGCCAAAAGGCGACAAGTACAAATCTATCAAAGAGTTTACCGACTACAACGAAGCTTATGCCGCACTTGCATCTCGTCGCGTCGATGTGGTTCCACAAGCGATTCCAAATCTTGCACCGATTATCAAAGAGCGCCCAGACATGTTTGAAATCGTGCAACCTCCTTTTGGTCCAGCAACGTACTACGGCTGGGTAGGCAGAAAAGATGCTGACTCAGCAACACTTGTCCAGTTCATGAGTGACGGGATAGAAAAGCTTCACAAAAGCGGTAAGTTAGCCGAACTGCAGCAAAAATGGTTTGGTTTCACGATGGACGTACCAACAGGTATGGTTCCACAGCCTATTCACTAA
- the speB gene encoding agmatinase — MEPNACTKPKLNLPFVGFCTFAKSPIVEQGSAYQADFAVIGAPFDMGCQYRSGARFGPRAIRQASTLFSFGHHGAYDHELDTLFLAKDKVNIVDVGDVDMVHTDTSTCLNNIQDEVKAILSNKAIPVVLGGDHAITAAVLAAYDGHKPIHIVQIDAHLDFVDERHGVRYGHGNCMRRASEMPHVSGLTQLGIRNVSSSSQSDYVDARNAGSNILSVRQFRQSSIEDILATIPKGEACYITIDIDGFDPSIAPGTGTPSHGGFQYYEVLEFLRQVCQHTEVVGIDLCEVSPPYDPAEVTATLAAQLLMNLIGYVSHYASQGESHV, encoded by the coding sequence ATGGAACCTAACGCTTGTACTAAACCAAAACTCAACCTACCGTTTGTCGGATTTTGTACCTTTGCTAAAAGTCCGATTGTTGAACAAGGCAGTGCCTATCAAGCCGACTTCGCGGTCATTGGTGCGCCTTTCGATATGGGATGCCAGTATCGTTCCGGCGCGCGCTTTGGTCCTAGAGCCATTCGTCAAGCATCTACCCTATTCTCTTTTGGTCATCACGGAGCTTATGACCACGAACTCGATACACTATTTTTGGCCAAGGACAAAGTAAATATTGTCGATGTCGGTGACGTCGATATGGTGCATACCGACACTTCCACCTGCCTGAATAACATTCAAGATGAAGTCAAAGCCATTCTGTCAAATAAAGCCATTCCGGTGGTACTGGGTGGCGACCATGCTATTACAGCCGCCGTTCTGGCAGCTTATGACGGACATAAACCCATACATATTGTCCAAATTGACGCTCATCTAGATTTTGTCGATGAACGGCACGGGGTTCGCTACGGTCATGGAAACTGCATGCGCAGAGCCTCAGAGATGCCACATGTCTCGGGTCTAACGCAACTTGGCATTCGTAATGTTTCATCATCGAGTCAGTCTGACTATGTGGACGCCAGAAACGCTGGTTCCAACATTTTATCAGTACGCCAGTTCCGTCAATCGAGTATCGAGGATATCTTGGCGACGATTCCCAAAGGGGAAGCTTGCTATATCACTATCGACATTGATGGCTTCGACCCCTCCATTGCTCCCGGAACAGGTACCCCGAGCCACGGTGGGTTTCAATATTACGAGGTACTGGAATTTCTTCGTCAAGTTTGCCAACACACCGAGGTTGTGGGTATTGATCTTTGCGAAGTTTCACCACCTTACGATCCGGCAGAGGTCACAGCGACCCTCGCGGCTCAACTGTTGATGAACCTGATTGGTTATGTATCACACTATGCGTCCCAAGGAGAGTCTCATGTCTAA
- the speB gene encoding agmatinase: MSNPNQTLPRYSGIATFMRCDYVPELQDVDIALVGVPFDGGVTNRTGTRHGPREIRNQSSLMRIINQATGVAPFELCRVADVGDVLPDSPFELVKAHQSIELFFKQIKASGALPIAAGGDHSISLPILRALAQDGPVALIHFDAHCDTGDNYFGSKFHHGSPFKIAVEENLIDPKRTIQIGIRGSLNDKDMWRFSHETGMRVLYMDECVELGVEGILQQIKQTIGDTPAYVTFDVDCLDPAFAPGTGTPEMGGFTSIEALQLIRGLQDVNVIGADVVEVSPPFDPTGNTALVGATIMFELLCIAAQSRQRNAVAKETCHV; this comes from the coding sequence ATGTCTAATCCAAACCAAACGCTGCCAAGATATAGTGGTATCGCAACATTTATGCGTTGCGACTATGTCCCCGAGCTTCAAGATGTCGATATTGCTCTAGTCGGAGTACCGTTTGACGGGGGTGTGACCAACCGAACAGGCACTCGACATGGTCCTCGTGAGATCCGTAACCAGTCCAGTTTAATGCGCATCATCAATCAAGCAACTGGGGTCGCTCCTTTTGAACTGTGTCGAGTTGCGGATGTAGGTGATGTACTTCCCGACTCGCCTTTTGAGTTAGTCAAAGCTCACCAGTCGATAGAGTTATTTTTTAAGCAAATCAAAGCCTCAGGTGCACTGCCTATCGCAGCCGGAGGTGACCACTCGATTTCATTGCCCATTTTAAGGGCTTTAGCGCAAGACGGACCGGTAGCCCTCATCCATTTTGATGCTCATTGTGACACAGGCGACAATTACTTCGGGTCCAAGTTTCATCATGGTTCACCATTTAAAATCGCGGTAGAAGAGAACCTGATTGATCCGAAAAGAACCATTCAAATCGGTATCAGAGGCTCACTAAATGATAAAGATATGTGGCGCTTTAGCCATGAGACCGGTATGCGTGTTCTCTATATGGATGAATGCGTTGAGCTCGGTGTCGAAGGGATACTGCAACAGATAAAACAGACCATTGGCGATACGCCTGCTTACGTTACCTTTGATGTGGACTGTCTCGATCCCGCCTTTGCTCCGGGCACAGGAACACCTGAGATGGGAGGCTTCACCTCCATCGAAGCACTGCAATTAATCCGTGGTCTTCAAGACGTCAACGTTATTGGCGCGGATGTGGTTGAAGTGTCTCCACCTTTTGATCCAACAGGGAACACCGCGCTTGTAGGGGCGACGATCATGTTCGAGTTGCTCTGTATCGCGGCTCAATCACGGCAGCGAAATGCTGTTGCTAAGGAGACCTGCCATGTTTGA
- a CDS encoding amino acid ABC transporter permease, giving the protein MFDFSVVWSAIPSLLTGLWTTAWISLISIIIGFGLGALICLGRMSSTTAIRTCCQIYISALRGTPLLVQLVIVFYFLPLAGINIPSILTAIIVLSMNTAAFQSEILRGGFLSLPAGQKEAAWTFGFSPVQRLVRIELPQVFRKTLPSLVNETIDIIKNSALISTIAVTDLMRLAQTYSSTSYRPIEFFVTAGLLYLVLTSCIGLLGRYIESKLATS; this is encoded by the coding sequence ATGTTTGATTTCTCTGTTGTTTGGAGCGCGATACCTTCATTATTGACGGGGCTGTGGACCACGGCGTGGATCTCACTGATTTCTATCATAATAGGCTTTGGCTTGGGCGCTCTAATCTGTTTAGGGCGCATGTCTAGCACCACGGCAATCCGAACCTGTTGCCAGATCTACATCAGTGCCTTAAGAGGGACGCCGTTGTTGGTTCAGTTAGTCATCGTTTTCTATTTTTTACCTCTGGCTGGTATCAATATTCCCTCAATTTTGACCGCAATTATTGTTTTGTCGATGAACACCGCCGCGTTTCAATCAGAGATACTAAGAGGTGGTTTTCTCTCTTTGCCTGCCGGTCAAAAAGAGGCGGCTTGGACGTTTGGTTTTTCTCCAGTACAGAGGCTGGTTCGCATTGAACTGCCCCAAGTATTCCGTAAAACCTTACCTTCCTTGGTGAATGAAACCATAGATATCATCAAAAACTCAGCACTGATTTCAACCATCGCGGTGACTGATTTAATGCGATTGGCACAAACCTATTCGTCAACCTCATACCGACCGATTGAGTTTTTCGTCACTGCAGGTCTGCTCTATCTCGTCCTTACTTCATGTATCGGGCTATTGGGGCGCTATATCGAATCAAAGCTCGCCACCAGCTAG
- a CDS encoding amino acid ABC transporter permease translates to MDFTLYFTYAPLLAKGLAYTVFVCSIGLLISLFAGLALYGVSQVAWLPLRIFYRGYLLIFRGTPLLVQVYLVFYGGPFVGIELSAEQVGILGLGMYGAAYFAEIFRSGFASIPKGQVEASYDLGFSRWQTLTRVQIPQMLGLIIPPSINQSIILIKESAILSIITVPEITKAVVTMATQTFTVVEPYLFLAVAYWCITSALARFGAWSEKRARHYLN, encoded by the coding sequence ATGGATTTCACACTTTATTTCACCTACGCTCCACTACTTGCAAAAGGGCTGGCTTATACCGTATTTGTTTGCTCAATTGGTCTTCTGATCAGCCTATTTGCTGGGTTAGCACTCTATGGAGTGAGTCAAGTTGCCTGGTTACCACTGCGCATCTTTTACCGCGGCTATCTATTGATTTTCAGAGGCACACCATTGCTGGTGCAGGTCTATCTGGTATTTTACGGTGGGCCATTTGTTGGTATCGAATTAAGCGCTGAGCAGGTCGGTATCCTTGGGTTAGGGATGTACGGCGCTGCCTACTTTGCCGAGATCTTTCGTTCTGGCTTTGCCAGTATTCCCAAGGGGCAAGTTGAGGCCAGTTATGACCTTGGCTTTTCGCGCTGGCAGACCTTAACACGTGTACAAATTCCTCAAATGCTCGGGTTAATCATTCCACCTAGCATTAACCAAAGCATCATTTTAATTAAAGAGTCGGCGATTTTGTCGATTATCACTGTACCTGAGATAACCAAAGCCGTTGTCACGATGGCGACTCAAACCTTCACCGTTGTGGAGCCATACCTATTTTTGGCCGTAGCCTATTGGTGCATTACCTCAGCACTAGCAAGGTTCGGGGCGTGGAGTGAAAAGCGCGCGCGACATTACCTCAATTAA
- a CDS encoding amino acid ABC transporter ATP-binding protein: protein MKTQHKAIKLVQLNKSFGDNHVLKGIDLTIETGEVVCIIGGSGSGKSTMLRCMNFLEHYDSGEVLINGRMIGYGADTQGNFQKLPEHIAQRDLTDVCMVFQQFNLWPHMTVLENVMAPLVYVKKLSKQQAKDKAQQVLEKVDMAHKADAYPNQLSGGQQQRVAIARSLGTEPKIMLFDEPTSALDPELVGEVLKVMKSLAEEGMTMVIVTHEMGFAAQVSDKVVFLSQGQIAEQGSPNKLFLSPQTSQLKSFLATWSERNSGLGMAQSRSLVDVA from the coding sequence ATGAAAACACAACATAAAGCCATCAAATTGGTGCAGTTAAATAAAAGTTTTGGTGACAACCATGTATTAAAGGGCATCGATCTCACCATAGAAACCGGCGAAGTAGTCTGTATTATTGGCGGCTCAGGTTCGGGAAAAAGCACCATGTTGCGTTGCATGAATTTTCTTGAACATTATGACAGTGGCGAAGTACTGATAAACGGCAGAATGATTGGCTATGGTGCCGATACACAAGGTAATTTTCAGAAGCTTCCAGAACACATTGCCCAACGCGACCTCACCGATGTCTGCATGGTGTTCCAACAGTTCAACTTGTGGCCACATATGACGGTACTGGAAAACGTCATGGCACCTTTGGTCTACGTTAAGAAACTCAGCAAGCAGCAGGCTAAGGACAAAGCCCAACAGGTGTTAGAAAAAGTAGATATGGCTCATAAAGCAGACGCTTACCCAAATCAACTCTCGGGTGGTCAACAGCAGCGAGTCGCGATTGCTCGTTCCTTGGGCACAGAGCCAAAGATCATGCTATTTGATGAACCAACCTCAGCCCTTGACCCTGAATTGGTTGGCGAAGTATTGAAAGTGATGAAATCTCTAGCAGAAGAAGGGATGACTATGGTCATCGTCACCCATGAAATGGGTTTCGCTGCCCAAGTCTCCGACAAAGTGGTCTTTTTATCTCAGGGGCAAATTGCAGAACAAGGGTCACCTAATAAGCTATTTTTGTCACCACAAACCTCACAGCTTAAAAGCTTTCTGGCGACATGGAGTGAGAGAAATAGTGGCTTAGGGATGGCCCAAAGCCGTTCTTTAGTGGATGTTGCCTAA
- a CDS encoding ABC transporter ATP-binding protein, with amino-acid sequence MTPAIRCESISHSFPVGDERFQVLNEVNFIVEQGEMVAIMGPSGSGKSTLMNMIGCLMTPEEGAIEILGRGTSDLNKAQLAEVRRDHIGFVFQQFNLLSRTSARDNVKMPLMYFDQLVTDADERAKQCLEMVGLGDRLDSHPNQLSGGQQQRVAIARALVNRPDILLADEPTGALDSKTSDEIVELFKGLNRQGQTIIIITHDAEVAAQASRVLHIRDGRLVSHPHATQVGVA; translated from the coding sequence ATGACCCCGGCAATACGCTGTGAAAGCATCAGTCACAGTTTTCCCGTGGGTGATGAACGATTTCAGGTGCTTAATGAGGTGAATTTTATCGTTGAGCAGGGTGAAATGGTGGCGATCATGGGACCGTCAGGTTCTGGAAAATCGACCTTAATGAACATGATTGGCTGTTTGATGACACCGGAAGAAGGGGCTATCGAGATACTGGGGCGAGGCACCAGTGATCTCAACAAAGCGCAACTGGCGGAAGTGCGTCGTGATCATATTGGCTTTGTTTTTCAGCAGTTTAACTTGTTGTCTCGAACCTCGGCACGCGATAACGTTAAAATGCCATTGATGTATTTTGACCAACTCGTCACAGATGCAGATGAACGAGCGAAACAGTGTTTAGAGATGGTCGGGCTTGGTGATCGTTTAGACTCTCACCCCAATCAATTGTCAGGGGGGCAACAGCAGCGTGTCGCGATTGCGCGCGCGTTGGTTAATCGCCCTGATATTCTGCTGGCCGACGAGCCAACAGGGGCATTGGACAGTAAAACCAGTGATGAAATCGTTGAATTATTTAAGGGCTTAAACCGTCAAGGGCAGACCATCATCATTATCACTCACGATGCTGAAGTGGCTGCACAAGCCAGTCGAGTGTTGCACATTCGCGATGGACGCTTGGTGAGTCATCCTCACGCCACACAGGTAGGTGTTGCATGA
- a CDS encoding efflux RND transporter periplasmic adaptor subunit, whose translation MNRWPKVLMLTAVSCSLVGGYWWYSQNGTHGVNATDTSYKTEQVTHGDIQNSVSATGTLAAVDDVVVGAQLSGQVIKVYADFNDTVEQGQLLAKIDPASFAAKVAQAKALVEKSDADVRAQVHQIERAKLNYERSVRELKRAQGLYQGANISEDAIDTLETQSKQYKLDWQQSYVQLDILKATLAANKANLQETEIELERTDIRAPISGFVINRTIEAGQTVASSYNTPELFTLAKSLSEMEIEAYIDESDIGLVQEGQQVSFTVDAFSSKKFRGEVNQIRKAPQNNSGVVSYIVVMSTRNPDNILLPGMTANMEVEIENMRDVQRVSNTAVRMGSRYAVSDSNEAKGPLSRLKYLDLSQQQVDEIYQSLAENNIDPKSRIDRKQRQQVQKLIAKALTPEQRELQKKIRKGEVKMGPLMVLRDGKIVTVQAQFGVSDDKNTAVIAPDLSNDLVINQYREKR comes from the coding sequence ATGAATCGCTGGCCTAAGGTGTTGATGTTAACGGCGGTCTCTTGCTCATTAGTGGGAGGTTATTGGTGGTACTCGCAAAATGGAACGCATGGCGTCAATGCGACAGATACAAGCTACAAAACAGAGCAAGTGACTCACGGTGACATTCAAAACTCTGTGAGCGCAACCGGAACCCTTGCCGCTGTTGATGACGTTGTGGTCGGTGCGCAACTCTCAGGTCAGGTAATAAAGGTTTATGCCGATTTCAACGATACGGTTGAACAGGGTCAATTGCTCGCAAAAATCGATCCTGCTTCATTTGCGGCAAAAGTCGCTCAGGCAAAAGCCTTGGTAGAAAAAAGTGATGCCGATGTGAGAGCGCAAGTCCACCAAATCGAACGGGCTAAACTCAACTACGAACGCTCAGTGAGAGAGTTAAAACGTGCTCAGGGTCTCTATCAAGGGGCGAATATTTCTGAAGATGCGATTGATACCTTAGAAACACAAAGCAAGCAGTATAAATTGGACTGGCAGCAGAGTTACGTGCAGTTGGATATCTTAAAAGCCACCTTGGCAGCGAATAAAGCCAATCTACAAGAGACAGAAATCGAACTGGAACGCACTGATATCCGAGCTCCGATAAGCGGCTTCGTCATCAACCGCACCATTGAGGCAGGTCAGACAGTCGCTTCAAGCTACAACACTCCTGAGCTTTTCACTCTGGCAAAAAGTCTGTCGGAAATGGAAATAGAGGCCTACATAGATGAATCTGATATCGGTCTTGTCCAAGAAGGACAACAGGTTTCATTTACCGTGGATGCTTTCTCGAGTAAGAAGTTTCGAGGTGAGGTGAACCAGATCCGTAAAGCCCCCCAAAATAACTCGGGTGTTGTCAGTTATATCGTGGTGATGAGCACACGTAACCCTGACAATATTCTGCTGCCGGGTATGACGGCGAATATGGAAGTGGAGATTGAGAATATGCGCGATGTGCAGCGTGTTAGTAACACTGCGGTGCGCATGGGCAGTCGCTATGCGGTGTCGGACAGCAATGAGGCGAAAGGACCTTTGTCGCGTTTAAAGTATCTCGATCTATCTCAACAACAAGTTGATGAGATTTACCAATCGCTTGCTGAGAATAACATTGATCCCAAATCTAGAATCGACCGCAAACAGCGTCAACAGGTTCAAAAGCTGATAGCAAAAGCATTAACGCCGGAACAGCGTGAACTCCAGAAGAAAATTCGCAAAGGCGAAGTGAAAATGGGACCACTTATGGTGTTGCGTGATGGCAAGATTGTGACCGTTCAGGCGCAATTTGGCGTCTCTGATGATAAAAACACCGCGGTGATTGCGCCGGATCTTTCTAATGATTTAGTGATCAACCAATATAGGGAGAAACGCTAA